One Aneurinibacillus migulanus genomic region harbors:
- a CDS encoding APC family permease: MNKPTLKRSLKPWHVVMLGLGYMTPMVVFDTFGIASGETDGHVPLAYVIALAAMLFTAFSYGKMVRAYPSAGSAYTYTQKTINPHLGFLVGWASLLDYIFLPMVNILLIQIYLTAIFPTVPPWIWVVLFVLFVTWINVKSVKSAADLNTIFVIYQFIVMAAFVALAVWVLNDTPPVEGSAWVHPFYASDMSISPLIAGATVLCFSFLGFDAVTTYSEETDNPMRTIPLAIFLTALVGGGLFVFTSYFTQVIFPDVSSFKNPDATAPEIALFAGGKLFQLIFLGASFVGALASGLASHASVSRLLYVMGRDSVLPNKFFGYVHPRWRTPVFNVIITGIVSLAAIFFTLEAAASFINFGALIAFTFVNLSVIVHYAVRKKEYRTPKDFISHVVVPLIGAAFVAVLWYHLEANSFMLGLVWVAIGFCYLVYLTRMFKVKPAEIRETEDLLEDGTDQKPANA; encoded by the coding sequence ATGAATAAACCTACATTAAAACGGTCATTAAAACCATGGCATGTCGTCATGCTAGGGCTTGGTTACATGACGCCCATGGTTGTATTCGATACGTTCGGTATTGCATCCGGTGAAACGGATGGTCATGTACCGCTTGCGTATGTAATTGCACTCGCTGCCATGCTGTTTACGGCCTTCAGTTACGGAAAAATGGTACGTGCATATCCGAGTGCTGGTTCCGCTTATACGTACACACAAAAAACCATCAATCCCCACCTCGGCTTTCTTGTCGGCTGGGCCTCACTCCTGGATTATATTTTTCTTCCCATGGTTAACATTTTATTAATTCAAATCTATTTAACCGCCATTTTCCCGACTGTCCCTCCTTGGATTTGGGTTGTACTGTTCGTTTTATTTGTCACCTGGATAAATGTCAAAAGTGTAAAATCCGCCGCTGATCTTAATACGATTTTTGTCATTTATCAATTCATTGTTATGGCCGCTTTTGTCGCTCTCGCCGTGTGGGTGCTAAATGACACTCCCCCAGTAGAAGGCTCCGCGTGGGTGCATCCGTTTTACGCGTCAGACATGAGTATATCGCCATTAATAGCCGGTGCCACGGTATTATGTTTTTCTTTTTTAGGATTTGATGCGGTTACAACGTATTCTGAAGAGACGGATAATCCAATGCGAACCATTCCCCTCGCTATTTTTCTTACTGCATTAGTCGGGGGAGGGCTTTTCGTCTTTACTTCTTATTTTACGCAGGTGATTTTTCCGGATGTTTCGTCTTTCAAAAATCCGGATGCTACAGCACCTGAGATTGCCTTATTTGCCGGCGGCAAGCTATTTCAGCTCATATTCCTGGGAGCTTCATTCGTCGGTGCATTGGCTTCCGGCCTAGCGTCGCATGCTAGTGTCTCCCGACTTCTGTATGTTATGGGACGTGACAGTGTATTGCCGAACAAATTCTTCGGATATGTGCATCCACGCTGGAGGACGCCGGTATTCAATGTTATTATTACAGGTATTGTTTCCCTTGCAGCTATATTTTTCACGCTGGAAGCTGCTGCTTCATTCATTAACTTCGGTGCACTTATTGCTTTTACGTTCGTAAATCTGTCAGTGATTGTCCATTATGCTGTACGGAAGAAAGAGTACCGTACTCCAAAGGATTTCATATCGCATGTAGTTGTTCCGCTGATTGGTGCTGCCTTTGTCGCTGTCCTATGGTATCACCTTGAAGCTAATTCTTTTATGCTGGGTCTAGTCTGGGTTGCTATTGGCTTCTGCTATCTGGTTTACCTTACTCGAATGTTTAAAGTGAAACCGGCGGAAATACGGGAGACGGAAGATTTGCTAGAAGATGGAACCGATCAAAAACCGGCAAACGCATAA
- a CDS encoding sigma-54-dependent Fis family transcriptional regulator — translation MTRLLGIQPMVQLVADAISAALKVETEIVDEEMTVVAGTGKYREKINQKEEGGIREEGYLYGRVLMHNRWYVVENARQDPKYDPSVQNGNTEEFAEICCPIRQQGQAIGVIGLIAFTPEQRHQLMSNQENMLTFLFRMAELIESKISEMQAIHQLELATQNLETLIESVHEGILSIDPAGRITHCNRTAERLINRDKKQLIGQPLDSVWPGSPMLEVLTTGQGYQEKEEMYSSSSSHMHFIVNATPVTLNGRLMSVVASFRRMSDARRLAYSLTGGDAASSFAGIKGESDVIQVIKRQAAQVAQSHSSILITGESGTGKGLFAMAIHSHSPRNEGPFITVNCGAIPETLLESELFGYTRGAFTGANREGKAGKFELANGGTIFLDEIGDIPLHLQVKLLHVLQYKQVQRVGSEKSTPIDIRVIAATNRNLEQMVEDGEFRSDLYFRLNVIPLYIPPLRERKEDIPVLMQYFLHKHANLLGRNIVGYSPEAQELFQHYPWPGNVRELENAVEYAVNMETQPVIGKESVPQRVLPAETIECRSFSLKERIAQFERTVLEGMLKQYGTSVQAKRRIAEELDISLATLYRKLEETVFLKNEKSS, via the coding sequence TTGACTCGATTATTGGGCATTCAACCAATGGTACAACTGGTTGCCGACGCGATTTCTGCAGCGCTGAAAGTGGAGACAGAAATTGTAGATGAAGAAATGACAGTCGTAGCCGGGACAGGGAAATACCGTGAGAAAATTAATCAGAAAGAAGAAGGGGGCATACGGGAGGAAGGATATTTGTACGGGCGCGTGCTTATGCATAATCGCTGGTATGTAGTGGAGAATGCGCGGCAGGATCCAAAATATGACCCTTCCGTGCAGAATGGAAATACAGAAGAGTTTGCGGAAATCTGTTGTCCGATCCGCCAACAGGGACAGGCTATCGGTGTCATCGGATTAATCGCATTTACCCCGGAACAACGTCATCAACTGATGTCCAATCAAGAAAATATGCTTACCTTTTTGTTTCGAATGGCTGAACTTATTGAAAGTAAAATCTCTGAGATGCAGGCTATTCATCAGCTTGAACTTGCGACTCAAAATCTGGAAACGCTTATTGAATCAGTACATGAAGGCATTTTATCTATCGATCCTGCCGGGCGTATCACCCATTGCAATCGTACAGCTGAGCGCTTGATTAACCGCGACAAAAAACAACTCATTGGTCAACCGCTGGACTCTGTATGGCCCGGATCTCCGATGCTCGAAGTATTGACGACGGGGCAGGGCTATCAGGAAAAGGAAGAGATGTATTCATCGTCTTCTTCGCATATGCATTTTATTGTGAATGCTACACCCGTTACACTGAATGGCCGTTTAATGTCTGTTGTGGCTTCGTTTCGGCGGATGTCCGACGCTCGCCGCCTCGCATATTCACTGACGGGCGGAGACGCCGCTTCCTCTTTTGCAGGAATTAAGGGGGAAAGCGATGTAATCCAAGTAATCAAACGACAGGCAGCACAGGTCGCACAGAGCCATTCGAGTATCCTCATAACAGGGGAAAGCGGCACAGGAAAAGGCCTATTTGCGATGGCGATTCATTCACATAGCCCCCGTAATGAAGGTCCGTTCATTACCGTTAACTGCGGAGCAATACCTGAAACGTTGCTTGAGAGTGAGCTGTTTGGCTATACGAGGGGTGCCTTTACTGGAGCCAATCGTGAAGGCAAAGCGGGCAAGTTTGAATTAGCCAACGGCGGCACTATTTTTCTTGACGAAATCGGAGATATTCCTCTTCATCTTCAGGTCAAGCTGCTACATGTACTTCAGTATAAACAAGTACAGAGAGTAGGGAGTGAGAAGTCTACTCCGATCGATATTCGGGTGATTGCCGCTACGAACCGTAATCTAGAGCAGATGGTAGAGGATGGCGAGTTTCGTTCCGATTTGTATTTTCGCTTGAATGTAATACCCCTCTATATTCCTCCGCTCCGCGAACGAAAAGAAGACATTCCTGTATTGATGCAGTATTTTCTGCATAAGCATGCCAATTTGCTCGGACGAAATATTGTCGGTTATTCGCCAGAGGCGCAGGAATTATTCCAGCATTATCCCTGGCCAGGGAATGTTCGCGAGCTAGAAAATGCCGTTGAATATGCTGTTAATATGGAGACGCAACCGGTTATCGGTAAAGAAAGTGTACCTCAGCGTGTTCTGCCCGCGGAAACCATCGAATGCCGCTCATTTTCATTGAAAGAGCGTATTGCCCAGTTTGAGAGAACTGTGCTTGAAGGAATGCTGAAACAATACGGAACCTCAGTGCAAGCCAAACGAAGAATTGCAGAAGAATTAGATATTAGTCTTGCTACCTTATACCGAAAATTGGAGGAAACTGTTTTTCTTAAAAATGAGAAGTCATCCTGA
- a CDS encoding aminotransferase-like domain-containing protein encodes MYKYLSILNDLENIIQSGRYKEGERLPSIRALAEQYGCSKSTIIRTFDELEKKHIVYSSPQSGHYVVKRKHKNNGNPLILDFASSAPDPNIFPYLDFQHCINKAIDTYKNDLFIYGTSKGLPSLISVVQKQLANYQVFADTDSIFVTSGVQQALAILTTVPFPNGNETVLIEQPGYHLFIEYLETHNIPTLGIKRNSDGIDLLELERIFQTENIKFFYTMPRFHNPLGTSYSRIEKERIAKLAEKYDVFIVEDDYLADLEQDAKADPIYSYDVSAHVIYLKSYSKIIFPGLRIGIAIIPASIAGAFSTYKKILDIDSSMISQAALEIYIKNKMFERHKQKVRSSYSRRTVSLLNALEKHAKGHDDFFSYTSVKNPCIHTFIQLDKRISIQKLTHSLRKKSIIVEPAHHHYLSSFEKEPLLKLNVSNVKVDDIERGIQQILAEICR; translated from the coding sequence ATGTATAAATATTTGTCCATTCTAAATGATTTGGAAAACATAATTCAAAGCGGACGATATAAAGAGGGGGAAAGGCTCCCTTCTATTCGTGCGCTTGCTGAACAATACGGTTGCAGTAAGAGCACGATTATCCGGACATTTGACGAGTTAGAAAAAAAGCACATTGTATACTCATCTCCTCAAAGCGGTCATTATGTTGTAAAAAGAAAACATAAAAATAACGGAAACCCATTGATATTGGACTTTGCATCTTCCGCTCCCGATCCAAACATATTTCCGTATTTAGATTTTCAGCATTGCATTAATAAGGCAATTGATACGTATAAAAACGATTTATTTATATATGGCACTTCGAAGGGGTTACCTTCGCTCATTAGCGTAGTACAAAAACAGTTGGCCAATTATCAAGTTTTTGCAGACACAGATAGCATTTTTGTTACATCAGGCGTTCAACAAGCTCTAGCCATATTGACTACAGTCCCGTTTCCTAACGGAAATGAAACTGTGTTAATTGAACAACCTGGTTATCATTTGTTTATAGAGTATTTAGAAACCCACAACATTCCTACGCTAGGCATTAAACGAAACAGCGACGGAATCGACTTATTGGAGCTAGAAAGAATATTTCAAACAGAAAACATTAAGTTTTTTTATACAATGCCTAGATTCCATAATCCTTTAGGTACGTCCTATTCAAGAATAGAAAAGGAGAGGATTGCGAAATTAGCAGAAAAATATGATGTGTTTATTGTTGAAGATGACTATTTAGCTGATTTGGAGCAAGATGCAAAAGCTGATCCGATATATTCGTATGATGTGTCTGCACATGTTATTTACTTGAAAAGCTATTCGAAAATTATATTTCCAGGGCTACGCATCGGTATTGCTATTATTCCTGCCAGCATAGCCGGAGCTTTCAGTACATACAAAAAAATATTAGATATAGACAGTTCGATGATTTCACAAGCTGCATTAGAAATTTATATTAAAAATAAAATGTTTGAAAGACATAAACAAAAAGTTCGTTCTTCTTATTCCCGGAGAACAGTCTCTTTGCTGAATGCATTGGAAAAACACGCAAAAGGGCATGACGATTTTTTTAGTTATACTTCTGTAAAAAATCCATGTATCCACACTTTCATACAACTGGATAAACGTATATCCATACAAAAGTTAACACATAGTTTGAGAAAAAAATCTATCATAGTGGAACCTGCACATCATCATTATTTATCTTCTTTTGAAAAGGAACCGTTGCTTAAGTTAAACGTTTCAAATGTTAAGGTAGATGATATTGAAAGAGGGATTCAGCAAATCTTGGCAGAAATATGTCGGTAA
- a CDS encoding putrescine aminotransferase: MRKTNQETLQAAEEILNFIEKKNLQPEEQRKIVDDSIYNFTNFVTEAILKHRKSVSTDFSVVEWEGEGAVFRDTKGDEYIDCLGGYGVYLLGHRHPKVVNAVKSQIDRYALHSQELVDPLRGYLSKLVAYITPGDLQHTYLVNCGTEANEMALKLARLSTGKKWFISTEKGFHGKTFGSLSASGKAAFREPYHPLVPGFQHVKYGDADAVEAAIYNLISVGETVAGVIVEPIQGEGGVNVPPADYFPRLREICDKYECLLIVDEVQTGMGRTGKMFGMDHFNVVPDIMTLGKAFGGGVMPIAAMVAKRKHWGKMEENPFLLGSSTFGGNPLCCSAAIAGIKTIIEEEIPRQAAEKGDYILKRLREIQSQFPDMLKEVRGVGLLIGMEFSTNEIGYELAKQLFGEKILVGGTLNNATVIRIEPPAVISYEQIDTVLNAIERNLGALAKEKVSLLNK; the protein is encoded by the coding sequence ATGAGAAAAACGAATCAAGAGACTTTACAAGCGGCAGAGGAAATTCTTAATTTTATTGAAAAGAAAAATCTACAGCCAGAAGAACAACGCAAAATTGTTGATGATTCTATCTACAATTTCACTAACTTTGTAACGGAAGCGATTCTGAAGCACCGTAAATCCGTCTCTACTGATTTCTCGGTAGTAGAATGGGAGGGCGAAGGTGCAGTATTCCGTGATACGAAAGGTGATGAATATATCGATTGCCTCGGTGGCTACGGCGTCTATCTGCTCGGACACCGTCATCCGAAAGTCGTGAATGCGGTAAAATCGCAAATCGACCGCTACGCATTACACAGCCAAGAGTTAGTCGATCCACTGCGCGGATATTTATCCAAACTGGTTGCCTATATTACGCCGGGTGATTTGCAGCACACATACTTGGTGAACTGCGGTACAGAAGCAAACGAAATGGCACTAAAGCTGGCTCGACTGTCTACTGGGAAGAAATGGTTCATCTCAACGGAAAAAGGATTTCACGGCAAAACGTTCGGATCGCTGTCGGCGTCGGGTAAAGCAGCTTTTCGTGAGCCGTACCATCCGCTTGTGCCGGGATTCCAGCATGTGAAGTATGGAGATGCAGATGCAGTTGAAGCGGCAATTTATAACTTAATCAGCGTAGGTGAGACGGTAGCGGGTGTTATCGTGGAACCGATCCAGGGCGAAGGCGGGGTCAATGTACCGCCGGCAGATTATTTCCCTCGTCTGCGTGAGATTTGTGATAAATATGAGTGCTTGCTCATTGTCGATGAGGTACAGACTGGTATGGGACGGACGGGAAAAATGTTCGGCATGGATCACTTCAATGTTGTACCAGATATCATGACACTTGGCAAAGCGTTCGGCGGTGGTGTTATGCCGATTGCCGCTATGGTAGCCAAGCGTAAGCATTGGGGCAAGATGGAGGAGAATCCATTCCTGCTCGGTTCCTCTACGTTCGGTGGAAACCCGCTCTGCTGCTCTGCTGCTATCGCTGGTATTAAAACGATTATCGAAGAAGAAATTCCACGCCAGGCTGCTGAGAAAGGGGACTATATCTTAAAACGTCTCCGTGAAATCCAAAGTCAATTCCCGGATATGCTGAAAGAGGTGCGTGGTGTAGGTCTTCTTATTGGTATGGAATTCTCCACTAACGAGATTGGCTACGAATTGGCTAAACAATTGTTCGGTGAGAAAATCCTAGTTGGTGGTACGCTCAATAATGCGACCGTTATCCGCATCGAGCCACCTGCAGTTATTTCGTACGAACAAATTGATACGGTGTTGAATGCAATCGAACGCAATCTTGGTGCACTCGCTAAGGAGAAAGTCAGTCTATTAAACAAATAA